In Ilumatobacter fluminis, the following proteins share a genomic window:
- a CDS encoding alpha-ketoglutarate-dependent dioxygenase AlkB family protein: protein MFYQGSLFGTLAPEVDASFAEAQRLALDHTTWVELVPGWLRGADDVFDELTTTLPFRQRTGVRMYDSIVAEPRLTAWWRVEHGTPEPLPLLHDIRLMLAERYAEPFDSIGFNLYRDGNDSVAWHGDRHRHVVNNPVIAILSVGAPRPLRLRPRGGGQSLSWSLGNGDLFVMGGACQHTWEHTVPKVRLTTGPRLSITFRSA, encoded by the coding sequence GTGTTCTATCAAGGGTCGCTGTTCGGGACGTTGGCGCCCGAGGTCGACGCCTCGTTCGCCGAGGCGCAGCGGCTGGCGCTCGACCACACCACCTGGGTCGAGCTGGTCCCGGGCTGGCTGCGCGGCGCCGACGACGTGTTCGACGAACTCACCACCACCCTCCCGTTCCGACAGCGCACGGGCGTGCGGATGTACGACTCGATCGTCGCCGAACCGCGCCTCACCGCCTGGTGGCGGGTCGAACACGGCACGCCCGAGCCACTCCCACTGCTCCACGACATCCGGCTCATGCTCGCCGAGCGCTACGCCGAACCGTTCGACTCGATCGGGTTCAACCTCTACCGCGACGGCAACGACTCCGTCGCCTGGCACGGCGACCGCCACCGCCACGTGGTGAACAACCCCGTCATCGCGATCCTGAGCGTCGGCGCACCGCGCCCGTTGCGGCTCCGCCCCCGAGGCGGCGGTCAGTCGCTCAGCTGGAGCCTCGGCAACGGCGACCTGTTCGTGATGGGCGGCGCCTGCCAGCACACCTGGGAGCACACCGTCCCCAAGGTCCGCCTCACCACCGGCCCCCGACTCAGCATCACCTTCCGCTCCGCCTGA
- a CDS encoding TrmH family RNA methyltransferase, producing the protein MERIADAADPRLADYRELRDAAARRRIEGDEFFIAEGPTSIERLLASDHRVRSVLVSEQKYERLADLLDPLDAPTYVVDKALLRHIVGFDLHRGAIAAADRRPLPDLAHVLATSRRVAVLEGLNDPENLGAIARSARALGVDAFVLDPTCIDPYTRRTVRVSMGEILFLPSCRVDAAMWPGAALDAMHDAGFETWAMTPADDAVDIWSLDVPDRLAIVLGAEGPGLERRTMASTTRRVRLPIRSDVDSLNVGNAAAVSFAITNRP; encoded by the coding sequence ATGGAACGCATCGCCGACGCCGCCGATCCGCGACTCGCCGACTACCGCGAGCTGCGCGACGCCGCAGCGCGACGCCGCATCGAGGGCGACGAGTTCTTCATCGCCGAGGGCCCGACGTCGATCGAGCGACTGCTGGCGTCCGACCACCGGGTGCGCAGCGTGCTGGTCTCGGAACAGAAGTACGAGCGTCTGGCCGATCTCCTCGATCCGCTCGACGCCCCGACATACGTCGTCGACAAGGCACTGCTGCGCCACATCGTCGGTTTCGACCTCCACCGCGGCGCCATCGCCGCCGCCGACCGCCGGCCGCTCCCCGACCTCGCCCACGTGCTCGCCACCTCGCGACGGGTCGCCGTCCTCGAGGGGCTCAACGACCCCGAGAACCTCGGGGCGATCGCCCGCAGCGCACGCGCCCTCGGCGTCGACGCGTTCGTGCTCGACCCCACCTGCATCGACCCGTACACCCGCCGCACCGTGCGAGTCAGCATGGGCGAGATCCTGTTCCTGCCGTCGTGTCGGGTCGACGCGGCGATGTGGCCGGGTGCGGCGCTCGACGCGATGCACGACGCCGGCTTCGAGACGTGGGCGATGACACCGGCCGACGACGCCGTCGACATCTGGAGCCTCGACGTCCCCGATCGCCTCGCCATCGTGCTCGGCGCCGAAGGTCCCGGGCTCGAACGACGGACCATGGCCTCGACGACGCGTCGGGTGCGCCTGCCGATCCGCTCCGACGTCGACTCGCTGAACGTCGGCAACGCCGCCGCCGTCTCGTTCGCGATCACGAACCGCCCCTGA
- a CDS encoding class I SAM-dependent methyltransferase, whose translation MTNAGIVELGRHADYTRPQPFAGPDHPMRLLTRATAFGDPWTDQDAARVAQVFDDLAPSWSTDHVDPLKAAPLLDAIDRGGVPTSGRWIELGSGTGAGCRALDGRVDEHISFDLSFQMLAHAPDRVPRVQADSSQLPLADDTADVVLMINMLLFPGEVDRILRPDGAVVWINTLGDQTPIHLPPGDVAEALPGDWAGCSAHAGTGFWVVLRRFAAD comes from the coding sequence ATGACGAACGCGGGGATCGTCGAACTCGGCCGCCACGCGGATTACACACGTCCCCAGCCGTTCGCCGGCCCCGACCACCCGATGCGCCTCCTCACCCGAGCGACGGCGTTCGGCGATCCGTGGACCGACCAGGACGCGGCCCGGGTCGCCCAGGTGTTCGACGACCTCGCCCCGTCGTGGAGCACCGATCACGTCGACCCCCTGAAGGCCGCGCCGCTCCTCGATGCGATCGATCGGGGTGGTGTGCCGACGTCGGGCCGGTGGATCGAACTCGGATCGGGCACCGGGGCCGGTTGTCGGGCGCTCGACGGTCGAGTCGACGAGCACATCTCGTTCGACCTCTCGTTCCAGATGCTCGCCCACGCCCCCGACCGGGTGCCCCGGGTGCAAGCAGACTCCTCCCAGCTGCCTCTCGCCGACGACACCGCCGACGTGGTGCTCATGATCAACATGCTGCTGTTCCCCGGCGAGGTCGACCGGATCCTCCGGCCCGACGGTGCCGTCGTGTGGATCAACACTCTCGGCGACCAGACGCCGATCCACCTGCCGCCCGGCGACGTCGCCGAGGCGCTGCCGGGCGACTGGGCGGGGTGCAGCGCCCACGCCGGCACCGGCTTCTGGGTGGTGCTCCGACGCTTCGCCGCCGACTGA
- a CDS encoding peroxidase-related enzyme (This protein belongs to a clade of uncharacterized proteins related to peroxidases such as the alkylhydroperoxidase AhpD.) has protein sequence MSEHPISRFDVPDLDDLPDDIRDTILGVQMKAGFVPNVFLAFARRPAEFRAFFAFHDALMESDEGLSKAEREMIVVATSAENQCLYCVVSHGAILRIRAKNPLIADQVATNPVKADLTDRERHIVDFALMVANDSADITDDDLADMRDKGFTDDEIWDIGAITSLFALSNRYANFAGIRPNDEFYAMAR, from the coding sequence ATGAGCGAGCACCCGATCTCCCGCTTCGACGTTCCCGACCTCGACGATCTCCCCGACGACATCCGCGACACGATCCTCGGCGTGCAGATGAAGGCCGGTTTCGTGCCCAACGTCTTCCTCGCGTTCGCGCGTCGCCCGGCCGAGTTCCGAGCCTTCTTCGCCTTCCACGACGCCCTGATGGAGAGCGACGAGGGGCTCTCCAAGGCCGAACGGGAGATGATCGTCGTCGCCACCTCGGCGGAGAACCAGTGCCTCTACTGCGTCGTGTCGCACGGCGCGATCCTGCGGATCCGGGCGAAGAACCCGTTGATCGCCGACCAGGTCGCGACCAACCCGGTGAAGGCCGACCTGACCGACCGTGAGCGCCACATCGTCGACTTCGCTCTGATGGTGGCGAACGACTCCGCCGACATCACCGACGACGACCTCGCCGACATGCGCGACAAGGGCTTCACCGACGACGAGATCTGGGACATCGGTGCCATCACGTCCCTGTTCGCGCTCTCCAACCGCTACGCCAACTTCGCCGGCATCCGCCCCAACGACGAGTTCTACGCCATGGCCCGCTAG